The Canis lupus dingo isolate Sandy chromosome 4, ASM325472v2, whole genome shotgun sequence genome contains a region encoding:
- the KCNMA1 gene encoding calcium-activated potassium channel subunit alpha-1 isoform X20: protein MANGGGGGGSGGGGGGGGSSLRMSSNIHANHLSLDASSSSSSSSSSSSSSSSSSSSSSSVHEPKMDALIIPVTMEVPCDSRGQRMWWAFLASSMVTFFGGLFIILLWRTLKYLWTVCCHCGGKTKQIAVDTQSLLAICCSSPDVAWIPTYTYSGFRFGKSPVNWGN from the exons ATGGCAaatggtggcggcggcggcggcagcggcggcggcggcggcggcggaggcagCAGTCTTAGAATGAGTAGCAATATCCACGCGAACCATCTCAGCCTAGAcgcgtcctcctcctcctcctcctcctcttcctcctcctcttcctcctcctcctcctcttcctcctcgtcCTCGGTCCACGAGCCCAAGATGGATGCGCTCATCATCCCGGTGACCATGGAGGTGCCGTGCGACAGCCGGGGCCAGCGCATGTGGTGGGCTTTCCTGGCCTCCTCCATGGTGACTTTCTTCGGGGGCCTCTTCATCATCTTGCTCTGGCGGACGCTCAAGTACCTGTGGACCGTGTGCTGCCACTGCGGGGGCAAGACCAAG CAAATAGCGGTTGACACTCAGTCTCTCTTGGCCATTTGCTGCTCCTCCCCAGACGTGGCATGGATCCCTACCTACACTTACTCGGGCTTTCGTTTTGGTAAGTCTCCTGTGAACTGGGGTAACTGa